One genomic window of Halobellus limi includes the following:
- a CDS encoding selenium-binding protein SBP56-related protein, whose amino-acid sequence MSTDDPSPHSEHSSRGHQEHYEVEGPGYPTPAAMRTEGGREQTAYVMAPRVGMEEDGPDFVGVVDLDPESDTYSELIDTVEMPNRGDELHHFGWNACSSSCHAEGLTRQYLVVPGQRSSRIHVIDAEDPRDPEMVKVIEPEEVFAHDLSAPHTVHCVPGGKVVVSMLGDAEGELPGGFLQLDQEDFSIEGHWEADRGEMEMNYDYWYQPRHDVLISSEWAAPNTYYPGFDLEDVEEGKYGDSIHVWAWEDREHVQTLEFGERGRIPLEVRMSHNPEETQGYVGAALSSNIIRFYEEDDGTWDWDVVIDEEPREHEDWDMPVPPLITDILLSLDDQFLFFSNWLHGDVRMYDVSDSANPRLVDRVWAGGLFGDRQEVKNTEIRGAPQMLQLSRDGRRLYWTTSLFSSWDNQFFPDIAEDGSLMLKADVYPDEGRMELDEEFLVDFGDAPGGPARAHEIRWPGGDCTSDVWQ is encoded by the coding sequence ATGAGCACCGACGACCCTTCCCCCCATTCGGAGCACAGTAGCCGAGGACACCAGGAACACTACGAAGTCGAGGGACCGGGCTATCCGACGCCCGCCGCGATGCGAACCGAGGGCGGACGGGAGCAGACGGCGTACGTGATGGCCCCCCGAGTAGGGATGGAGGAGGACGGCCCGGACTTCGTCGGCGTCGTCGACCTCGACCCGGAATCCGACACGTACAGCGAACTCATCGACACCGTCGAGATGCCGAACAGGGGCGACGAACTCCACCACTTCGGCTGGAACGCCTGCTCGTCGTCCTGCCACGCCGAGGGACTGACTCGCCAGTACCTCGTCGTTCCCGGACAGCGCTCCTCGCGCATCCACGTCATCGACGCGGAGGACCCGCGCGACCCCGAGATGGTGAAGGTCATCGAACCCGAGGAGGTGTTCGCCCACGACCTCTCGGCTCCCCACACCGTCCACTGCGTCCCCGGCGGCAAGGTCGTCGTCAGTATGCTCGGCGACGCCGAGGGCGAACTCCCCGGCGGCTTCCTGCAGCTCGATCAGGAGGACTTCAGCATCGAGGGCCACTGGGAGGCCGATCGCGGCGAGATGGAGATGAACTACGACTACTGGTATCAGCCGCGTCACGACGTCCTGATCTCCAGCGAGTGGGCCGCGCCGAACACCTACTATCCGGGCTTCGACCTCGAAGACGTCGAAGAAGGCAAGTACGGAGACAGCATCCACGTCTGGGCCTGGGAGGACCGCGAGCACGTCCAGACCCTGGAGTTCGGCGAACGCGGTCGGATCCCGCTGGAAGTCCGGATGAGCCACAACCCCGAGGAGACGCAGGGCTACGTCGGCGCCGCGCTGTCCTCGAACATCATCCGCTTCTACGAGGAGGACGACGGCACGTGGGACTGGGACGTCGTCATCGACGAGGAACCCCGCGAACACGAAGACTGGGACATGCCCGTTCCGCCGCTGATCACCGACATCCTCCTGTCGCTCGACGACCAGTTCCTCTTCTTCTCGAACTGGCTCCACGGCGACGTGCGGATGTACGACGTGAGCGACTCGGCGAATCCCCGGCTGGTCGACCGGGTGTGGGCCGGCGGGCTGTTCGGCGACCGACAGGAGGTGAAGAACACCGAGATCCGCGGCGCACCGCAGATGCTGCAGCTCTCCCGCGACGGCCGGCGGCTCTACTGGACGACGTCGCTCTTCTCCTCGTGGGACAACCAGTTCTTCCCCGACATCGCCGAGGATGGATCGCTGATGCTGAAGGCGGACGTCTACCCCGACGAGGGGCGAATGGAGCTGGACGAGGAGTTCCTCGTCGACTTCGGTGACGCGCCCGGCGGCCCGGCGCGCGCCCACGAGATCCGCTGGCCCGGTGGCGACTGCACCAGCGACGTCTGGCAGTGA
- a CDS encoding TVP38/TMEM64 family protein, which produces MDRSRLRARVVAGAAIALVVAGALLVSPDAVLSRAAWLVSDPIRLVAASVVLAAIRPLLAWPTTLLAVLLGYGLGPAGFPLALALVALTSAPPFLLARRFGRGGGLADAGEAFVDRAGGIRSVVASRLVPAPSDVVSVAAGVAGVRLSTFLVGTAIGEIPWVLAGVLAGASAETLAAGDVAGAADLRLVAAAGIAAALVLGPTAYGWYLDRSGGADAGDAPDGGS; this is translated from the coding sequence ATGGATCGGTCACGCCTGCGGGCTCGCGTCGTCGCCGGCGCCGCGATCGCTCTCGTCGTCGCCGGCGCGCTCCTCGTCTCGCCCGACGCGGTGCTCTCGCGCGCGGCGTGGCTCGTGTCCGATCCGATTCGACTCGTCGCGGCGTCGGTCGTCCTCGCCGCGATCAGACCGCTGCTGGCGTGGCCGACGACGCTCCTGGCGGTGCTTCTGGGCTACGGACTCGGCCCGGCGGGGTTCCCGCTGGCGCTCGCGCTCGTCGCGCTCACGAGCGCCCCGCCGTTCCTCCTGGCGCGACGCTTCGGCCGCGGCGGCGGACTCGCAGACGCGGGCGAGGCGTTCGTCGACCGCGCCGGCGGGATCCGAAGCGTCGTCGCCAGCCGCCTGGTTCCCGCGCCCTCCGACGTCGTGAGCGTCGCCGCGGGCGTCGCCGGCGTCCGGCTCTCGACGTTCCTCGTGGGGACGGCTATCGGCGAGATCCCGTGGGTGCTCGCCGGCGTGCTCGCGGGAGCCTCCGCCGAGACGCTCGCCGCCGGCGACGTCGCGGGAGCGGCGGATCTCCGCCTCGTCGCGGCCGCGGGGATCGCGGCCGCGCTGGTGCTCGGGCCGACCGCGTACGGGTGGTATCTCGACCGGTCCGGAGGTGCCGACGCGGGGGACGCCCCCGACGGCGGTTCGTGA